GGAACGTGGGATGAACGGCCGGGAATGCGCGGGCCTGCCAGGCTCGCCACCGGCGGCGTAGAGGGGAAATGGCCGGCAACCGGCTGTTCAGAAGCTTTTAACCAGCACGTCACGCGGCATTTCGCTGCCGTGTTTCAGCAGATGCTCAAACGATCGCTCGCTGCTTTTCAGCTGCTGCAAAAACTCCTGCGGCGACAGATCGTGCTTTTTGCCGCTCATGTAAGCCAGCGCCAGTTCTTTTGCCTGATAGCGGGAGAAGTTGTACATGGTGTCCTCGATACGGTGAATGTCAGTGCTCACGATTGTAGCGAAAGAGCACATAATGAACAGCGGCTTTGGCGTATGGAATCGATAGCCGAAACTTAACTTGCAGGCTGCAACAGCTCATCGCACAGGCGCTTGATCACCTGAGCTTGCGGCAGGCCGTTGTGCAACATCTGGCGGATATGCTCCGAATCGCTGATGCCCTGGCGGACATGGCGCTCGACGGCCTGCAGCAGGGCACGATCCTCCCGTCGCTCGGCAAAACCGCTCAGCGCTTCGAGAGTGTGCAGGATGTGGGCGGTCAGGCTGCTGCGGCGCAGCGTCGCGGGATCGACGTATTCGGCGGCAAAGCCGCTGCGATAGGCGTTGATCTTGTTGTAATTGGTGAAGGCATCGTATTCCGGCGCGATCGGTGAGCGGTGCTGCAACAGAAAATCGGCCAGCAGGCGGCAGTAACCGACCAGCAGCACGGCGTGGGTGAGGCGCAGCGGTGTATCGCAGATGCGGATCTCTACCGTGCCCAGCTCCGGTTTTGGCCGCGCATCCCAGTAAATATCCTTGACGCTTTCAATCACGCCTGCGGCATTCAACCGTTCGTAGTAGGCGTTGAATTCATGCCAGCTGTAGATGTGTTCCAGGCATCCGTAGTTGGGGAAGGAGTTCTGGGCGCTGAAGCGGGAACTGGCAAAGCACGTGTCGACCCCCTGATACAGCGGCGACGAGGCGCTGAGCGCGATCAACTGCGGAAAGTAGGGCGTCAGCGCATGGCACAGGTACATCGCTTCGTCCCCGTCGTTGACGCCGAGGTGAATGTGTTGGCCGAACACGCAGGCCAGCTTGGAGAGATAGCCAAAACGGCTGGCCAGCTGCCTGTAGCGCGCGTTGTCGCTGATGACCTGCTTGCGCCAGTCGTTGCTCAGGTGGCGGCCACCGCCGCAGACGTCACAGCCCAGGCGCTGCGCGCTGCGTCGGACGGTATGGGTCAGGGCGCGCAGCTCGGTGTGCAGCTCATCGAGATCGCGGTGCACCGAGCTGTTCAGCTCCACCATCGATTTGGTGAGCTCATGCTTGACGCGCCGGCGGTCGCCGACCGCGCTGACCACCCGATCGGCTCGATCCGTAAGGTCGTAGTGCTCGGCATCGACCAGCTGTAACTCTATTTCGGTGCCGATGGAGAGCCTTTCCGAACGTTTGAATGTGAGCGGCATGGTACCTCCTTCCTGCAAGAACGGCATAAAGATAAGTATATGTCTCGGTGAGGAGGGCAACGTTTTGCATTTTATATTTGTTTTTTCGCATGTGAAGCTGGTATCTTCACGAGCGAGTTGTGGTGAAGAGAAAGGTTAACGGGAGTGTGACATGTCGTCATTGACGCCGCTGAAGCTGTTTAAAAACCTGTCTGACGAGACGCGTCTGACCTTGGTGCTGCTGTTGCGCCACGCCGGTGAACTGTGCGTGTGCGAGCTGTCGGGCGCACTGGCGCTGCCGCAACCCAAGATTTCAAGGCATCTGGCGATGCTGCGTGAAAGCGGGCTGCTGCTCGATCGGCGCGAGGGTAAATGGATACAT
Above is a window of Serratia nematodiphila DZ0503SBS1 DNA encoding:
- a CDS encoding YbdK family carboxylate-amine ligase, producing the protein MPLTFKRSERLSIGTEIELQLVDAEHYDLTDRADRVVSAVGDRRRVKHELTKSMVELNSSVHRDLDELHTELRALTHTVRRSAQRLGCDVCGGGRHLSNDWRKQVISDNARYRQLASRFGYLSKLACVFGQHIHLGVNDGDEAMYLCHALTPYFPQLIALSASSPLYQGVDTCFASSRFSAQNSFPNYGCLEHIYSWHEFNAYYERLNAAGVIESVKDIYWDARPKPELGTVEIRICDTPLRLTHAVLLVGYCRLLADFLLQHRSPIAPEYDAFTNYNKINAYRSGFAAEYVDPATLRRSSLTAHILHTLEALSGFAERREDRALLQAVERHVRQGISDSEHIRQMLHNGLPQAQVIKRLCDELLQPAS
- a CDS encoding metalloregulator ArsR/SmtB family transcription factor; this encodes MSSLTPLKLFKNLSDETRLTLVLLLRHAGELCVCELSGALALPQPKISRHLAMLRESGLLLDRREGKWIHYRLSPHMPAWAAAIIEQAYQCRPEQMTELAQRVAKGCP